The nucleotide sequence CCGCCGGTGCCGAAGTTCAGCGAGAAGGTGCAGCGCTGGGGGTACGCCGACCCGGACGGCCAGCTCGCGATCGCGCCGAGCTATGCCGACGTGCAGCCGTTCCGGGACGGGGCCGCCTGGGTACGCCGCCCGGAGACCCGGACCTGGGAGTTGATCGACGAAACCGGTGAACTGCTGATCGAGGCGTCCGCCGGCTATCTCGGCGTCGGTTCCTTCTCCGACGGGCTGGCCTGGGTCTCCCGGGACGGCACCGGCGGCTGGATCGCGATCGACAAGTCCAACAAGGTGGTGATCCCGGCCGGTTTCGAGGACGTACGACCGTTCCGGCGCGGTGTCGCCGCCGTCCGGCGAGGCGGCTGGGGAGCGGTCGACCGGACCGGCAAGGTGGTGCTGCCGACCCGCTACACCGGCTTCACCACCGCCCTCACCGACGGCCGGTACGTCGAAGGCTTCACCGACGAGGGATTGGCGATCGTCGACGCGGGCGGCCGCAAGGGCGTGGTGGACCGCTCGGGACAGGTACTTGTCCCGCCGGCCCATCCGGCACTGGTCATCCATCCGGTCGCCTTCCTGGTGGGCAACGGCACCGGGCAGTGGGGCGCGCTCGACCGCCGGGGCGAGGCGTTGATCGACGCGGTGCATCCGAGCCGGAACGACGTGATGGAGGAGATCGACCGGCTGCTCGCCGACACCAAGCCGGTGCTGTGATCCGCGCCCTCGGCCCGTCGCTCGACGTGATCGACCGCGGCCGGGAGGACTAGGGTCACTGGTATGGAATTCCGACACCTTGGCCGCTCGGGCCTGCTGATCAGCGAGATCTCGTACGGCAACTGGATCACCCACGGGTCCCAGATCGAGGAGGAGGCCGCGCTCTCCTGCGTACGCGCGGCGCTGGAGGTCGGCATCACCACCTTCGACACCGCCGACGTCTACGCCGGCACCAAGGCGGAGGAGGTGCTGGGCCGGGCACTGAAGGACGAGCGTCGGGAGGGGCTGGAGATCCTCACCAAGGTCTTCTGGCCGACCGGTCCGGGTCGGAACGACCGGGGTCTGTCACGCAAGCACATCATGGAGTCGATCAACGGTTCGCTGCGTCGGTTGCAGACCGACTACGTCGACGTCTACCAGGCGCACCGGTACGACTACGCCACCCCGCTGGAGGAGACGATGTCGGCGTTCGCCGACGTGGTGCACTCCGGCAAGGCGCACTACATCGGCGTCTCGGAGTGGAAGGCGTCGGAGATCCGGGCCGCTCACGCGCTCGCCCGTGAGCTGAACATCCAGCTCGTCTCGAACCAGCCGCAGTACTCGATGCTGTGGCGGGTCATCGAGGACGAGGTCGTACCGACAAGCGAGGAACTCGGTCTCGGGCAGATCGTCTTCTCGCCGATCGCGCAGGGCGTGCTGACCGGCAAGTACCTGCCGGGCCAGGAGCCGCCGGCCGGCTCCCGGGCGACCGACAGCTCGGGCGGCGCGGGCTTCATCGCCCGGTTCATGTCCGACGACGTGCTGAGCCGGGTGCAGCGGCTCAAGCCGCTCGCCGAGCAGGCCGGCCTGAGCATGGCCCAGCTCGCGGTCGCCTGGGTGTTGCAGAACCCGAACGTCTCCTCGGCGATCATCGGCGCCTCCCGTCCGGAGCAGGTGCACGACAACGCCAAGGCGGCCGGGGTGAAGCTCGACGCCGAGCTGCTCAAGGCGATCGACGAGATCGTCGACCCGATCACCGAGCGGGACCCCGGCAAGACGCAGAGCCCCGCCCAGCGCCCCTGAACGCGGCAGACCCGCCCCGGCACGCTGCCGGAGCGGTGTAAGGAAGGGCCCCCGCTTATACAAAAAGCGATAAGCGGGGGCCCTTCCTTACACCTCAGTCCTGCCAGAAGCGGATCAGGCGCAGGCCCTCGACGTAGAGGTAGTCGGGCAGGCCGATCAGGTCGCCGACCGCGAAGACCCCGTCGAAGAACCAGCCGCCGACGCGCGGGTTCCAGAGCAGGGCGAAGAGCAGGATGAACCCGAACGGGGCCATCAGGTCGTAGCCGCGCCGCCACTGCGGACTCAGCCAGGGCTGGATGACGTTGCCGCCGTCCAGGCCCGGCACCGGCATCAGGTTGAGCACGCTCGCGGTCAACTGGAGGAAGGCGAGTAGCGCGACACCGGACCAGAACTCCGGCCGGGCGAATACGTCGACCCCGATCGCGAACGGTATGACCAGCAGCAACGCGAAGATCACGTTGGTGGCCGGACCGGCCAGGCTGACCAGCGAGTGCCGGAGCCGGCCGGGGATCTGGTGCCGGTCGACCCAGACGGCACCGCCGGGCAGGCCGATGCCGCCGAGCAGCACCACCACCACGGGCAGGATGATCGACAGCAACGGGTGGCTGTACTTCAGCGGGTTCAGCGTCAGGTAGCCGCGATGTGCCACCGAACGGTCGCCCGCCCGGTACGCCACCACGGCGTGCGCGTACTCGTGCAGGCAGAGCGAGACCAGCCAGCCGGTGATGACGAAGAGGAAGACGTCGAGCCGTACGTTGCCGAACCCGTTCCACGCCATCGCGCCGCTGGTCACGAAGAGCGCGACCAGGGCCAGGAAGATCGGGCTGGGCCGGAACGCCTCCGGGGGCACACCGAGGACCAGCCGGTCCCGGCCGCGTTGGTCGAAGTTCATCGGCGTCACTCGGCCACAGGCAGCAGGCTCATCCGGTATTCCACCCGCTCGTCCTCGACCAGCAGCACCGAGGCGACGCCGGTGGAGGCCAGCTCGCGCCAGGTCTGGCCGATCCAGGACTCGGCGTCGGCCTGGCTGCTGAACGCCTCGGCCGGTCCGTTCACCGGATCGCCGTCCGCGCCCTCGTACCGCCAGCTCCACGGCATGTCGCGTCTCCCCTCGCCGATCTTCCGCGCCGACAACCTCCGCCAGCCTAGTCGGCCGGCCGATGTCAGCCAGCCGGAGCGGTCGGCCAGCGGGTCCGCACCCGTACCTCACCGCGAACTGCCCGGCCGAGCGCTCTAAGGTACGGGCATGTCCGTAGACGGGTGGAGCAGGCTCCTGGTGCTGGGCGGGATCCGCTCCGGCAAGTCCGAGTTCGCCGAGTCACTGCTTAAGGACGTAGCTTTTGTCCGTTATGTCGCCACAGCGACAACCGACCCGGACGACCCCGAGTGGACGGCCCGGATCGACGCGCACCGGCTCCGCCGGCCGGCGGGCTGGACCACCGAGGAGGCCAACGCCGACCCGTCCCGGCTCGCCGAACTGATCACCGGTGCCGGTCCGGGCGACACGCTGCTCGTCGACGACCTCGGCGGCTGGGTGACCGTGCTGCTCGACCCGGCGCACCAACCCGCCGACGACGTCGCCACCATCGACGAACTCGGCACCGCGATCCGGAACTGCCCGGCCCGACTGGTGCTGGTCAGCCCCGAGGTCGGGCTGTCGACGGTGCCGGTCACCCCGCTCGGCCGGGCCTTCGTCGACGCGCTCGGCACCACGAACCGGGCGGTCGCGGACGCCTGCGACGCCGCGGTCCTGGTGATCGCCGGTCAACCGGCCTGGATCAAGATCGAGGAGGACCGGCCGGCGCCGGCTCCGACCGGCGCCGACCAGCCGGGGGTACCGGCCCAGCCCGACCGTGGCGCCGCCGACCGTGGCGGCGCCGGACAGGCCGCCCCGGCCACCTCCGCCTGGACCGACGTGGTCGACGCGATGCCGCAGGTACTCCGCCCGACCCTCGTACCGGCACCCCAGGACGAGCCGGCCCCGGCGTCGACCGCGACGGGCTGGACCGCGCCGACCATGGCGCTGCCGATGGTCGCCACCGGCCTGGTCATCCAGGCCGGGATGGACCTGCCGATGCCGGACGAGTACGCCGGCCCCGCCGCCCTCGACCGGCTCGGCACGCTGGACCTGCCCGGCAGCGGCCTCGGCCACCTGGACCGGGTCGTCTCGTTCGCCGCCGCCACGCAGGGTACGGCCACGCCGCGCCCCTGGCGGTCCGCCCGGGTACTGCTGCTGCACGGCGACCACACCGGCGGTGCCGCCGCCGGCACGGTGCCCGGCGAGTCCGCCCGCCGGGCCGAGCAGGCCCGTCAGGGCATCGGGCCGATCGCCCGGCTGGCGGCCGAGGCGGGCGCCAGCCTCCAGGTGGTCGAGGCGCCGCTGTCCCGGCCCGCCGAGGAGGGCCCCACGCTCACCGTCGACGAGGTCGAGGCGGCCCTGCGCTACGGCTGGCGACTCGCCGAGGAGGCGGCGGAGGCCGGGGTGGACCTGCTGGTCCTGGCCGCCTGCGGGGACGGCGCCGATGCCGCCGCGGCCGCCGTACTGGCCGCCACGTCGGGTGCCGAACCCGCAGCGGTACTCGGCCGGGTGGTGGCGCTCGGCGGGCAGGTGGACGACGCGGCCTGGATGCGGCGCTGCGCCGCCGTCCGGGACGCGATGCACCGCACCCGGCGTAGTCCCCGGGACGCCAAGGACATCCTGGCCGAACTCGGCGGCGGTGACGTGGCGATCGCCACCGGCGTGCTGCTCGGTGCGACGGCCCGGCGTATCCCGGTGCTGCTGGACGGGCCGGTCGGAGTGGCGGCCGGACTGGTCAGCCGGGACCTCGCCGGCCAGGCCCGACACTGGTGCCTGCTGCCGGACCACGGCGACCATCCGGCTGTCAAGCTCGGTGCCGACGTGCTCGACCTGACTCCGCTGCTGGACCTGCGACTCGGGCTCGGCGAGGGTGCCGCCGCGCTGGCCGCCCTGCCGCTGCTGCGCTCCGCGCTGACCCTCGCCAGCACCCTGCCGGTGCACCCGACCCTGGCCACCGAGCAGCCCGACGAGATGCCGGGGCAGACCCCGGACGAGGCGCGGACCCCCGGCGACGCCCACCCGCCGGTACCGGACCCGGCCGAGCCGTGGGCGCCCGAGCCGGCATCCGACGAGCCGGCGACCGACGACGGCCCCGCTGCCCCGGACGACGACGGCAACCATGCCGGCAGCCGGGACGACGACGCGCTTCCGCCGGTGCCGGACCCGGCCGAGCCCTGGGCCCCCGGACCCGCCGACGACCGGCCCGGTGCCGGCGACAACCCGGAGGACGACCGGGAGTTCGTCGAGCCGACGCCGGCCGGTCCCGGCCCGACCACCGTCCCGGAAAACACCGCCACCCTCCCGGGAAACACCGCCACCGTCCCGGAAGGCACCGCCACCCTCCCGGAGGACACCGGCACCGTCCCGGAAGGCACCGGTACCGGAGCCGCAGGCGGGCGGGACGGCGGGCGGCGGGACGGCGCCACCGTGCCACCGGGTGCCTGAGGGCCGGCTCGCGGCCGGCGGCCGGCTGGCCCTGACCACGTTCACCGTCGCGCCGCTGCGGGCCGGTCGGGTCGACCGCGCCACCGCCGGTACGGCGATGAGCCTCGCCCCGCTGGTCGGCGCGCTGCTCGGGCTGCTCCTCGCCGGAGTGCTCGGCGGGCTGGGCGCGCTCGCCCCGCCGCTGGTCGCCGGTGGCGTGACCGTGGCTGCGGCGGCCCTGCTGACCCGGGGACTGCACCTGGACGGGCTGGCCGACACCGTGGACGCGCTCGGGTCGTACCGCTCGGGGGAGGCGGCGCTGCGGATCATGCGGCAGCCGGACGTCGGCCCGTTCGGGGTGACCGCGCTGGTCCTCGTACTCCTGCTCCAGGCGGCGTCGTTCGCGGCGCTGGCCGGGCGGCCGTGGCCGGCGCTGCTCGCGGCGCTGGCCGCCGGTGCCGCGACCGGACGGCTGGCGGTGAGCTGGGCCTGCCGGCGTGGTGTCCCGGCGGCCCGCCCGGAAGGGCTCGGCGCGCTGGTCGCCGGCACCGTCGGCCCGGTCACGCTGCTCGGGCTCTCCGCCGGGGTGGCGCTGCTCGCCGCGCCGGCGGTACCGGACCGCCCGTGGCAGGGGCCGCTCGCGGTGGTCGCGGCGCTGGCCGGCACGCTGCTGCTGGTCCGGCACGTGGTGCGCCGGCTCGGCGGCATCACCGGCGACGTGCTCGGCGCCGCCGTCGAACTCGGCAGCACGCTGTTCTACCTCGGGGTCGTGCTGACCGGCTGACCGGACGGGGCGTTCGCGGGTAGCGTTCGCGAATAGGACACCAGCACGAGTACCAGGCCTTACAAGGCGGTCGAGCGGGGGACGCGATGCTCATCACGGACGATTTCCTGCCCGTGCCGGTTCCAGAGTCGTTGACCGCGACCTACCTGGTGCCGACCACCGGCCAGGTCGATCCGGCGCCGGCCGAGGCGGTGGCGGCCCTCGGCGGCCGGCTCTCCGGGCCGGTGCACGACCTGGCCCGGCAGATGCTGGACAGCCCGCTGATGACCGTCGACACCCGGCCGATCGCCGAGTTCCCGCACCTGCCGCCGGACCTGCTCACCGCGTTCGGGGCCACCAACACCCAGCTGGCCCGGCTGGCCGCCGCCACCGACCTGGTGGTGGTGCAGGCCAGCTACCGGCCCGGCTGGCCGCCCGCGCACGAGTGGGCGGCCCGGACCGTCGCCTGCGCCGTCGCGGAGTCGCTCGGCGCCGACGTGGTGGACGTGTTCGCGTTGCAGTTCCTCGACCCGGCCGCCGCGCTGCGTTCGCTGCCGGACGCCGAGGGCCGGGTACGCCTGATCGACTGGGTCCTGGTGCCGTACTCCTCGGACGACGACGGGCTCTGGTTCACCACCAAGGGACTGCGCCGGTTCGGGCTGCTGGAGTTGCAGGCGCAGGGGGTGCCGACGCACCTGACCCGGGCCTGGGGCGCGGTGATGACCGGGGTGGCCCGACGGCTGCTCCGGGCCTGGACCGACGGGCTCACCGACAGCGAGGTGCCGGCCTTCGTGCAGCTGCCGGTGGTCACCTCGGTCAGCGGGCACGACATCGCGGTGGCGTACGGCAACCCGCAGCAGCACGACACCACCGGACCGGCGGCGCTGCGGCTGGAACTCGACCCGGCCACCGACCCGGACGCCGACTCGTTCCTGACCCTGCTGCCCCCGGTCGGCCATCCCGGCCCGCCCGGCCGGTACTTCGCCGCGGTCTGCGCCGCCCTGTTCGGTGCCACCGCCCAGTCCGACGTCCGGTACGCCCGCCCCGACGACGCGATGGCCCGGGCGATCACCACCGCCCGGGACGGGTTGCCCGGGATCCGGGAGCGGTTCCTCGCCGGCAACCTGCCGGAGGGGGTGCAGCTGCTGGTCAAGTACGGCCTGCCGACCGACGAGGGGCCGGAGTTCGTCTGGGCCGGCGTCACCTCGTGGGCGGATCCGGACCGGATCGTCGGGGCCAGCGCGAGCGACGCCACGGCGGATCCGTCGGTCCGGATCGGCCAGCCCGTCGTGGTGGACGCCGTCGACGTGGTCGACTGGGCCCTGCTGGACGGCAGCGGGGTGATCGAGGGCGGCTGGACGCAGGCCGTGCTCGACGCCGGCGACCGCTCCCAACGCTGATCCGACACCCGGGGCGTCGGGCGGCTACTTCACGGACGGTTGCACGAAGGGGGGCCGGACCACCCGCACCGCCGCGCGCCGGCTCCGTACGTCGACGGCGACCTCGTCGTCCTGGCCCAGCCCGGCGGCGGTGTCCAGCAGGGCGAGGGCGATCCCGGCCTTCCGGGTCGGCGAGAAGGTGCCGCTGGTGACCGTGCCGACCGGGGTGCCGTCGGCGGCGAGCACCGCCATCCCGGGGCGCGGGATGCCCCGGTCCAGTGCCAGCAGCCCCCACAGGGTGCGCCGGGGTCCGGCCGCCTTCTCGGCGAGCAGCGCGTCCCGCCCCCAGAACGCCGGCTTGTCCCAGCCGACCGCCCAGCCCGCCCGGGCCTGCACCGGGGTGATCTCCGGGGAGAGGTCCTGGCCGTGCAGCGGGTAGCCCATCTCGGTCCGCAGGGTGTCCCGGGCGCCCAGCCCGCAGGCCCGGATCCCGTACGGCTCACCGGCGGCCAGCAGCGCGTCCCAGAGCGTGCCCGCCGCCTCGGCCGGCACCACCAGTTCGTACCCGTGCTCGCCGGTGTAGCCGGTCCGGCAGACCACCAGCGACACGAGGTCGCCGGCCGGGGTGGCCGCCCCGGCGGCGGAGAAGCCGAGTTCGGCGCTGGAGAAGCTCATGTACCCGTGTCCGGTGGGCAGTCCGAGGGTGCCGAGCAGTTCGGCGGAACGCGGCCCCTGCACGGCCAGTACGGCGTACGACTCGTGCTCGTTCGTCACGGTGATCCCGGCCGGGGCGGCGGCGCGGAGCCGGCGTACCACCTCGGCGGTGTTGGCGGCGTTCGGGATCAGGAAGACGTGCTCGGGGCCGTACAGGTAGGCGATGATGTCGTCGACCACCCCGCCGGTCGCCTCGTCGCAACAGAGCGTGTACTGCGCCCGTCCCGGCCCGATCCGCCCCAGGTCGTTTGTCAGGCAGGCGTTGACGA is from Micromonospora sp. WMMD1102 and encodes:
- a CDS encoding aldo/keto reductase family protein, with product MEFRHLGRSGLLISEISYGNWITHGSQIEEEAALSCVRAALEVGITTFDTADVYAGTKAEEVLGRALKDERREGLEILTKVFWPTGPGRNDRGLSRKHIMESINGSLRRLQTDYVDVYQAHRYDYATPLEETMSAFADVVHSGKAHYIGVSEWKASEIRAAHALARELNIQLVSNQPQYSMLWRVIEDEVVPTSEELGLGQIVFSPIAQGVLTGKYLPGQEPPAGSRATDSSGGAGFIARFMSDDVLSRVQRLKPLAEQAGLSMAQLAVAWVLQNPNVSSAIIGASRPEQVHDNAKAAGVKLDAELLKAIDEIVDPITERDPGKTQSPAQRP
- a CDS encoding site-2 protease family protein is translated as MNFDQRGRDRLVLGVPPEAFRPSPIFLALVALFVTSGAMAWNGFGNVRLDVFLFVITGWLVSLCLHEYAHAVVAYRAGDRSVAHRGYLTLNPLKYSHPLLSIILPVVVVLLGGIGLPGGAVWVDRHQIPGRLRHSLVSLAGPATNVIFALLLVIPFAIGVDVFARPEFWSGVALLAFLQLTASVLNLMPVPGLDGGNVIQPWLSPQWRRGYDLMAPFGFILLFALLWNPRVGGWFFDGVFAVGDLIGLPDYLYVEGLRLIRFWQD
- a CDS encoding adenosylcobinamide-GDP ribazoletransferase; this encodes MPEGRLAAGGRLALTTFTVAPLRAGRVDRATAGTAMSLAPLVGALLGLLLAGVLGGLGALAPPLVAGGVTVAAAALLTRGLHLDGLADTVDALGSYRSGEAALRIMRQPDVGPFGVTALVLVLLLQAASFAALAGRPWPALLAALAAGAATGRLAVSWACRRGVPAARPEGLGALVAGTVGPVTLLGLSAGVALLAAPAVPDRPWQGPLAVVAALAGTLLLVRHVVRRLGGITGDVLGAAVELGSTLFYLGVVLTG
- a CDS encoding DUF2314 domain-containing protein: MLITDDFLPVPVPESLTATYLVPTTGQVDPAPAEAVAALGGRLSGPVHDLARQMLDSPLMTVDTRPIAEFPHLPPDLLTAFGATNTQLARLAAATDLVVVQASYRPGWPPAHEWAARTVACAVAESLGADVVDVFALQFLDPAAALRSLPDAEGRVRLIDWVLVPYSSDDDGLWFTTKGLRRFGLLELQAQGVPTHLTRAWGAVMTGVARRLLRAWTDGLTDSEVPAFVQLPVVTSVSGHDIAVAYGNPQQHDTTGPAALRLELDPATDPDADSFLTLLPPVGHPGPPGRYFAAVCAALFGATAQSDVRYARPDDAMARAITTARDGLPGIRERFLAGNLPEGVQLLVKYGLPTDEGPEFVWAGVTSWADPDRIVGASASDATADPSVRIGQPVVVDAVDVVDWALLDGSGVIEGGWTQAVLDAGDRSQR
- the gcvT gene encoding glycine cleavage system aminomethyltransferase GcvT, whose product is MTDPTQVTGEPPEPPADALRHSPLHGRHAALGAKFAAFGGWSMPLEYAGGGVLREHTAVRTGVGVFDVSHLGKARVTGPGAADFVNACLTNDLGRIGPGRAQYTLCCDEATGGVVDDIIAYLYGPEHVFLIPNAANTAEVVRRLRAAAPAGITVTNEHESYAVLAVQGPRSAELLGTLGLPTGHGYMSFSSAELGFSAAGAATPAGDLVSLVVCRTGYTGEHGYELVVPAEAAGTLWDALLAAGEPYGIRACGLGARDTLRTEMGYPLHGQDLSPEITPVQARAGWAVGWDKPAFWGRDALLAEKAAGPRRTLWGLLALDRGIPRPGMAVLAADGTPVGTVTSGTFSPTRKAGIALALLDTAAGLGQDDEVAVDVRSRRAAVRVVRPPFVQPSVK